The following are encoded in a window of Sphaerisporangium siamense genomic DNA:
- a CDS encoding nucleotide sugar dehydrogenase codes for MGDKLVVVGQGYVGLPLAMRAVEAGFDVVGIDVDAWRVKRLDAAESYIEDVGDDVLAEARRSGRYLPSTDYADAEGFDVCVITVPTPLREGVPDLRHITESGRSIAPYVRPGATVVLESTTYPGTTEEHLRAVLEEGSELRTPEDFSLGYSPERIDPGNARWRLENTPKVVSGVDAESLRKVRAFYERIVEQAVPVSSTRVAELCKLLENTFRHVNVALVNELSIFAGQLGIDVWEAIDAASTKPFGYMRFTPGPGVGGHCLPIDPSYLSWKVKHSLGHNFRFVELANDINDHMPDYVVHRLALALNRRGKPVLGSRVLALGLAYKKNTGDIRESPAIEVVKALLKLGAEVRVADPHVGAHPLEGGLVLVEATAWELAQADLVVILTDHDRFDYDLVRRASDFVFDARNRCRGPNVERL; via the coding sequence GTGGGCGACAAACTGGTGGTGGTCGGGCAGGGCTACGTCGGCCTGCCGCTGGCCATGCGGGCGGTGGAGGCCGGGTTCGACGTCGTGGGGATCGACGTCGACGCCTGGCGTGTCAAGCGGCTCGACGCCGCGGAGTCCTATATCGAGGACGTCGGGGACGACGTGCTGGCGGAGGCGCGCCGGTCGGGCCGCTACCTGCCCTCCACCGACTACGCCGACGCCGAGGGGTTCGACGTCTGCGTGATCACGGTGCCGACGCCGCTGCGCGAGGGGGTCCCGGACCTGCGGCACATCACCGAGTCCGGGCGCTCGATCGCGCCGTACGTGCGGCCGGGCGCGACGGTGGTGCTGGAGTCGACGACCTATCCGGGCACGACCGAGGAGCACCTGCGGGCCGTGCTGGAGGAGGGCTCGGAGCTGCGCACGCCGGAGGACTTCTCGCTCGGCTACAGTCCCGAGCGCATCGACCCGGGCAACGCGCGCTGGCGCCTGGAGAACACGCCGAAGGTGGTCTCGGGGGTGGACGCGGAGTCGCTGCGCAAGGTGCGGGCGTTCTACGAGCGCATCGTGGAGCAGGCCGTCCCGGTGTCCTCCACGCGGGTGGCCGAGCTGTGCAAGCTGCTGGAGAACACGTTCAGGCACGTCAACGTGGCACTGGTGAACGAGCTGTCGATCTTCGCGGGGCAGCTCGGCATCGACGTGTGGGAGGCCATCGACGCCGCCTCCACCAAGCCCTTCGGCTACATGCGGTTCACGCCGGGGCCGGGCGTGGGCGGGCACTGCCTGCCGATCGACCCCTCGTATCTGTCGTGGAAGGTCAAGCACAGCCTCGGGCACAACTTCCGGTTCGTGGAGCTGGCCAACGACATCAACGACCACATGCCGGACTACGTGGTGCACCGGCTGGCGCTGGCGCTGAACCGGCGCGGCAAGCCGGTGCTCGGCAGCCGGGTGCTGGCCCTCGGCCTCGCCTACAAGAAGAACACCGGGGACATCCGCGAGTCTCCGGCGATCGAGGTGGTCAAGGCGCTGCTCAAGCTGGGCGCGGAGGTGCGGGTGGCCGACCCGCACGTGGGCGCCCACCCGCTGGAGGGCGGGCTCGTGCTGGTCGAGGCCACGGCGTGGGAGCTGGCGCAGGCGGACCTCGTGGTGATCCTCACCGACCATGACCGCTTCGACTACGACCTGGTGCGGCGGGCGTCGGATTTCGTGTTCGACGCGCGCAACCGATGCAGGGGCCCGAACGTCGAGCGCCTGTGA
- a CDS encoding SDR family NAD(P)-dependent oxidoreductase, translated as MPTALITGATAGLGAAFARRLAADGFSLVLVARDERRLDATAGTLHRRYGVRVEVLPADLATEKGVAAVEDRLAEGVDLLVNNAGFGHPGDALDVPVADEVTMLRVHCEAVLRLTLAALPGMRVRGRGGVINVASVAAFLADGTYSASKAWVVNFSAGLAARVPEPRVHVMALCPGFVRTEFHERASIDTSGIPDFLWLQAGKVVDAAMRDLARGVRISVPDPRYKAIAAVARYVPPGLVARASALLGR; from the coding sequence ATGCCTACCGCACTCATCACGGGAGCGACCGCCGGGCTCGGCGCCGCCTTCGCCCGCAGGCTGGCCGCTGACGGATTCTCGCTGGTGCTGGTGGCCCGCGACGAGCGGCGCCTCGACGCGACGGCCGGCACGCTGCACCGCAGGTACGGGGTGCGGGTGGAGGTGCTGCCCGCCGACCTGGCCACGGAGAAGGGCGTCGCGGCGGTGGAGGACCGCCTGGCCGAGGGCGTCGACCTGCTGGTGAACAACGCGGGGTTCGGTCACCCGGGCGACGCCCTGGACGTCCCGGTGGCGGATGAGGTGACGATGCTGCGCGTGCACTGCGAGGCGGTGCTGCGGCTCACGCTCGCCGCGCTGCCGGGCATGCGGGTGCGGGGACGCGGCGGCGTGATCAACGTGGCGTCGGTGGCCGCGTTCCTCGCCGACGGCACCTACAGCGCGTCCAAGGCGTGGGTGGTGAACTTCAGCGCGGGCCTGGCGGCCCGGGTGCCCGAGCCGCGGGTGCACGTCATGGCGCTGTGCCCGGGTTTCGTGCGGACCGAGTTCCACGAGCGGGCGTCCATCGACACCTCCGGCATTCCGGACTTCCTGTGGCTGCAGGCCGGCAAGGTGGTGGACGCCGCCATGCGCGACCTGGCGCGCGGCGTGCGGATCAGCGTGCCGGACCCGCGGTACAAGGCGATCGCGGCGGTGGCCAGGTACGTCCCCCCGGGGCTGGTCGCGCGGGCGTCGGCGCTCCTCGGCCGCTGA
- a CDS encoding pirin family protein — translation MPAVTADTLTLPRLPRLPEATTAWRPVSRVITAERHLEGEGFAVRRPFPTVDLSLADPFLLLDHMGAVEYAPGEAKGTPWHPHRGFETVTYIIDGAFQHRDTTGGGGLISDGDTQWMTAASGLQHIEQPPPELVAAGGLFHGVQLWVNLPRAQKWVAPRYQDISRNDVKLLSSADGSSLVRVIAGSVAGYDGPGVTYTPINYLHATVAPGARLDLPWPTDFNALVYVLSGRGTAGQNQVPLDEGRLAVFGARGEALTVRAAETQPSASAAGWEILVLGGLPIREPVARYGPFVMNTRDEIVQAFQDFEAGRMGVVPPERVPHRSTEDETI, via the coding sequence ATGCCGGCCGTTACCGCTGACACCCTGACCCTGCCGCGGCTTCCGCGCCTGCCCGAGGCCACCACGGCGTGGCGGCCGGTGAGCCGGGTCATCACCGCCGAGCGCCACCTGGAGGGCGAGGGGTTCGCGGTACGCCGTCCCTTCCCCACCGTGGACCTGTCGCTGGCCGACCCGTTCCTGCTCCTCGACCACATGGGCGCGGTGGAGTACGCGCCGGGCGAGGCCAAGGGCACGCCGTGGCATCCGCACCGCGGTTTCGAGACCGTGACCTACATCATCGACGGCGCCTTCCAGCACCGGGACACCACGGGCGGGGGCGGCCTGATCTCGGACGGTGACACGCAGTGGATGACCGCCGCGAGCGGGTTGCAGCACATCGAGCAGCCTCCGCCGGAGCTGGTCGCCGCGGGCGGGCTGTTCCACGGCGTGCAGCTCTGGGTGAACCTGCCGCGGGCGCAGAAGTGGGTGGCGCCGCGCTACCAGGACATCAGCCGGAACGACGTGAAGCTGCTCTCCAGCGCGGACGGCTCGTCGCTGGTCCGGGTGATCGCCGGATCGGTGGCCGGGTACGACGGTCCGGGCGTCACGTACACGCCGATCAACTACCTGCACGCCACCGTCGCCCCCGGCGCGCGCCTCGACCTGCCCTGGCCCACGGACTTCAACGCGCTGGTGTACGTGCTCAGCGGCCGTGGCACGGCGGGGCAGAACCAGGTCCCGCTGGACGAGGGACGGCTCGCGGTGTTCGGGGCGCGCGGCGAGGCCCTGACCGTGCGGGCCGCGGAGACGCAGCCGTCGGCGTCCGCCGCGGGGTGGGAGATCCTGGTGCTCGGCGGCCTGCCGATCCGCGAGCCGGTCGCCCGCTACGGGCCGTTCGTGATGAACACGCGCGACGAGATCGTGCAGGCGTTCCAGGACTTCGAGGCGGGCCGCATGGGCGTGGTCCCGCCCGAGAGGGTGCCCCACCGCTCCACCGAGGACGAGACCATCTGA
- a CDS encoding AAA family ATPase codes for MLVVAFLVMALRHVVVLEGTAGFGEALGAVASGYVGPVVLVLIVIETLRQVHILTAERSATYRRRRDARLARLDRWAHTSLDDRSRHLLATTAKSLFWLVVAALILAEIVGAPPLNALLRAPDLLGELIAYAPQLALGVLFVGIIAGALLWRFLRAGIDTCLPGEIATRLSDIWGQDHIVDRLRDHVVLLRDPTPFEARGGHVSRGLLLSGPPGTGKTLMAESLAGESAKPYVHVRPDAFTGPLPALRALKMKTLFRRLRRLALRHNGVIVHFPNAETWSSPPRSPHPTPHGNARLSSRTPPSDAMPTNGTTAPTRAMTENGSASPERWLENGPFPPSKPILDAPLAPPNAPSPASGTAASVSAATPRNAHAGVLPASDDHLSATGRPPALMSLLAELSGLTRPHGFFNVHVRRLLGMRPLPPPKHRILVVLSSDSPKSLDDSLVRPGLIDRVYEVAFPSKAGRLRIYQAHFAQVRHQLTPDQLDTLAATTPGFTGPAIRTLVNESLITALRAEREHITWPDIMTAHRLTLSNATKAPQPLTPTQSEPGPAAVNGAPTRTGTRSGTGPGMGIGIRPEAETAPRNGMPNGTGIDTGTWTGTEAGSGVGDTNGTAPLSGRRARYGYGAAPGRRRFIGPVGMVVAAVIGLVVFVLIGVALFGGDQISADGGGSTGLSLRAVAAMLAGLVVLGAGAVVAVMAVRAQQAARARAEENRARAVERTQLLAAALDPETAMRLLGYPSEQPASPTPLHTTTGQPLDFKV; via the coding sequence GTGCTCGTGGTCGCTTTTCTCGTCATGGCCTTGCGGCACGTGGTCGTCCTTGAAGGAACGGCCGGCTTCGGTGAGGCGCTTGGCGCGGTCGCGAGCGGCTACGTGGGCCCGGTCGTCCTCGTACTGATCGTCATCGAGACTCTGCGGCAGGTTCACATCCTGACCGCTGAACGCTCGGCCACTTACCGGCGTCGGCGGGACGCGAGGCTGGCCCGTCTCGACCGTTGGGCGCACACAAGCCTTGACGACCGCAGCCGTCACCTCCTCGCCACGACCGCCAAGTCACTGTTCTGGCTGGTAGTGGCCGCGCTCATCCTCGCCGAGATCGTCGGCGCCCCGCCGCTCAACGCCCTGCTCCGCGCGCCTGATCTGCTGGGCGAACTCATCGCCTACGCGCCGCAGCTCGCCCTCGGTGTCCTCTTCGTCGGGATCATCGCCGGCGCGCTCCTCTGGCGCTTCCTCCGCGCCGGGATCGACACCTGCCTCCCAGGGGAGATCGCGACCCGGCTCTCCGACATCTGGGGACAGGACCACATCGTCGATCGGCTCAGGGACCACGTCGTTCTGCTCCGAGACCCCACGCCGTTCGAGGCGAGGGGCGGCCACGTGTCCAGGGGACTGCTCCTGTCGGGCCCGCCCGGCACCGGCAAAACCCTCATGGCCGAGTCCCTCGCCGGCGAGTCCGCCAAGCCGTACGTCCATGTGCGCCCCGACGCCTTCACTGGTCCACTCCCAGCACTTCGCGCCCTGAAAATGAAGACCCTGTTCCGGAGACTCCGCAGACTCGCTCTCCGTCATAACGGCGTGATCGTCCACTTCCCCAACGCAGAGACCTGGTCAAGCCCCCCACGTTCCCCCCACCCCACACCGCATGGAAACGCTCGCCTGAGCAGCCGTACCCCTCCGTCGGACGCGATGCCCACCAACGGCACCACCGCCCCGACCCGCGCCATGACGGAAAACGGCTCGGCATCCCCGGAAAGATGGCTGGAGAACGGCCCATTTCCCCCCAGCAAGCCAATCCTCGACGCCCCCCTGGCGCCGCCGAACGCACCTTCCCCCGCCAGTGGCACAGCAGCATCCGTCAGTGCCGCGACACCTCGAAACGCGCACGCCGGAGTTCTGCCGGCCAGTGACGATCACCTGTCGGCGACCGGCCGCCCACCCGCCCTGATGAGCCTGCTGGCAGAACTGTCAGGACTTACGAGACCACACGGTTTCTTCAACGTCCACGTACGGCGATTGCTCGGCATGCGGCCCTTACCGCCCCCCAAGCACCGAATCCTCGTCGTGTTGTCCAGTGACAGTCCCAAATCGCTCGACGATTCGCTGGTACGTCCAGGCCTCATCGACCGCGTCTACGAAGTCGCCTTCCCATCTAAGGCCGGACGTCTCCGCATCTATCAGGCGCACTTCGCGCAGGTCCGCCACCAGCTCACGCCGGACCAACTCGACACCCTCGCGGCGACCACTCCAGGTTTCACCGGCCCCGCGATCAGAACTCTGGTCAACGAGTCACTGATCACCGCCCTCCGAGCCGAACGCGAGCACATCACCTGGCCCGACATCATGACCGCCCACCGACTAACCCTGTCCAACGCCACCAAAGCCCCCCAACCCCTCACACCCACCCAAAGCGAACCCGGACCTGCCGCCGTGAACGGAGCGCCCACGAGAACCGGCACCCGGAGCGGAACCGGTCCTGGGATGGGAATTGGGATACGACCGGAAGCCGAGACCGCGCCCCGGAACGGAATGCCGAACGGAACCGGAATCGACACTGGGACATGGACGGGAACCGAGGCTGGATCCGGGGTCGGTGACACGAACGGGACTGCGCCTTTGAGCGGGAGGCGAGCTCGATACGGCTATGGGGCTGCTCCTGGCCGGAGACGGTTTATCGGTCCGGTAGGGATGGTGGTGGCCGCCGTCATTGGGCTTGTCGTGTTCGTGTTGATTGGGGTGGCGCTCTTCGGTGGAGATCAGATTTCTGCCGATGGGGGCGGGAGTACGGGGCTGTCCCTGCGCGCGGTGGCGGCCATGCTCGCCGGCTTGGTGGTGCTGGGCGCCGGTGCTGTGGTCGCTGTCATGGCCGTCCGTGCTCAGCAGGCGGCACGTGCCAGAGCCGAGGAGAACCGGGCACGGGCCGTCGAACGCACGCAGCTCCTCGCCGCGGCCCTGGACCCCGAAACCGCAATGCGCCTCCTCGGCTACCCCTCTGAGCAGCCCGCTTCCCCCACCCCGCTGCACACCACCACCGGCCAGCCCCTCGACTTCAAAGTTTGA
- a CDS encoding aldehyde dehydrogenase family protein, which yields MTRQISSVIGGKPADDASGTTYESINPARTSEVVAGVRLAGEATFAWACGVASAAQREWAAVPAPVRGRVIASIGRLVEANTETLARLVTAEIGKPYAEALGEVREIVDTCDFFLGEGRRLYGQTVPSEMPDKSLFTFRVPVGVAAVITAGNFPVAVPSWYLVPALLCGNAVVWKPAEYAAASAHALYRLFAAAGLPDGVLNIVFADGPTTFAGLDAALGEGTVQKVGFTGSTAVGRQIGELCGRHLQSPCLELGGKNPMVIMPDADLDLAVEGALFSGFGTAGQRCTSLGTVLVHESVHNEFVGRYARAVAGASVGDPAGEVLYGPMLDQRFAERFEQYLGWIEPHHAVVTGPTGRITAGNPRGDFDGADGLYYHPVVVDGVRPHDRLFLEETFGPIVGVASFDSLDEAVELANRPGYGLSSSIYTTDPRAAFRFRSGIGAGMVSVNNSTSGAEAHLPFGGNGKSGNGSRQSGQWVLDQFTRWQSLNWDYSGRLQKAQMDVAEIIPDLDFKL from the coding sequence GTGACCCGCCAGATCAGCTCCGTCATCGGCGGCAAGCCTGCCGACGACGCCAGCGGCACGACCTACGAGTCGATCAACCCGGCGAGGACGTCCGAGGTCGTGGCCGGCGTCCGGCTCGCGGGCGAGGCGACGTTCGCCTGGGCCTGCGGCGTGGCGTCGGCCGCGCAGCGCGAGTGGGCGGCGGTCCCCGCGCCCGTGCGCGGCCGGGTGATCGCCTCGATCGGGCGGCTGGTCGAGGCCAATACCGAAACCCTGGCCCGGCTCGTCACCGCCGAGATCGGCAAGCCGTACGCCGAGGCGCTCGGCGAGGTCAGAGAGATCGTCGACACCTGCGACTTCTTCCTCGGCGAAGGCCGGCGCCTCTACGGCCAGACCGTGCCGTCAGAGATGCCCGACAAGAGCCTGTTCACCTTCCGCGTGCCCGTGGGCGTCGCCGCCGTCATCACCGCGGGCAACTTCCCCGTGGCCGTGCCGAGCTGGTATCTCGTCCCGGCCCTGCTGTGCGGCAACGCCGTGGTGTGGAAGCCCGCGGAGTACGCCGCCGCCTCGGCCCACGCGCTCTACCGCCTCTTCGCCGCGGCCGGGCTGCCCGACGGGGTGCTGAACATCGTCTTCGCCGACGGCCCCACGACGTTCGCGGGGCTGGACGCCGCCCTCGGCGAGGGCACCGTCCAGAAGGTCGGCTTCACCGGCTCCACCGCGGTCGGACGCCAGATCGGCGAGCTGTGCGGGCGTCACCTCCAGTCGCCGTGCCTGGAGCTGGGCGGCAAGAACCCCATGGTGATCATGCCGGACGCCGACCTCGACCTCGCCGTCGAGGGAGCACTGTTCTCGGGGTTCGGCACGGCCGGGCAGCGGTGCACCTCCCTCGGCACGGTCCTGGTGCACGAGTCCGTGCACAACGAGTTCGTCGGCAGGTACGCGCGGGCCGTGGCCGGGGCGAGCGTCGGCGACCCCGCCGGGGAGGTCCTCTACGGTCCGATGCTCGACCAGCGGTTCGCCGAGCGCTTCGAGCAGTACCTCGGCTGGATCGAGCCGCACCACGCGGTCGTCACCGGTCCCACCGGCCGTATCACCGCGGGCAACCCTCGCGGGGACTTCGACGGCGCGGACGGGCTCTACTACCACCCGGTGGTGGTCGACGGCGTCCGTCCCCACGACCGGCTGTTCCTGGAGGAGACCTTCGGGCCGATCGTCGGCGTCGCGTCGTTCGACAGCCTGGACGAGGCGGTCGAACTCGCCAACCGGCCCGGGTACGGCCTGTCCTCCTCCATCTACACCACCGATCCGCGGGCGGCCTTCCGGTTCCGCTCGGGCATCGGCGCCGGGATGGTGAGCGTCAACAACTCCACGTCCGGCGCCGAGGCCCACCTCCCGTTCGGCGGAAACGGCAAGTCCGGCAACGGCAGCCGCCAGTCCGGACAATGGGTACTGGACCAGTTCACCCGCTGGCAGTCCCTCAACTGGGACTACTCCGGCCGCCTACAAAAGGCTCAGATGGACGTCGCCGAGATAATCCCCGACCTCGACTTCAAACTTTGA
- a CDS encoding TNT domain-containing protein, producing the protein MRTLRRRTSLAAAIGITALSLAGIPAQAGTGPSLAPTARTSAWTPSHAVPVTATAPAHGGVRPATPGEPVCTAPYVNEDPRLGPKNLPRKGVLGRILQTYVPLGGLPPQKFLNRYWDWSAGFYRFPPDFGFAHSGGYPNGRPLIASKTLRVSERVDRFGSENGAFLAPYGTPYEQRGIPPTNLDTFPESPEYPCNYHAYRVIREFAVDFGPIASAFQQPGGGSQYHLVSRLIADAPQNRDEVSVGWLVQNGYLVRLN; encoded by the coding sequence TTGCGAACCCTTCGCCGACGCACGTCGCTGGCCGCCGCCATCGGCATCACCGCCCTGTCCCTCGCCGGAATCCCGGCCCAGGCGGGCACCGGCCCGAGCCTCGCCCCGACGGCCCGCACCTCCGCCTGGACGCCCTCCCATGCCGTACCGGTCACCGCTACGGCCCCGGCCCACGGGGGAGTACGGCCCGCCACGCCGGGCGAGCCCGTCTGTACCGCGCCGTACGTCAACGAGGATCCGAGGCTCGGCCCGAAGAACCTGCCGCGGAAAGGGGTCCTGGGCCGGATATTGCAGACTTACGTCCCCCTCGGGGGTCTTCCTCCGCAGAAGTTCCTCAACCGCTACTGGGATTGGTCGGCCGGCTTCTACCGATTCCCGCCGGACTTCGGGTTCGCGCACTCAGGCGGCTATCCGAACGGCAGGCCGCTGATCGCCTCGAAAACCCTGCGCGTCAGCGAACGAGTGGACCGGTTCGGCAGTGAGAACGGCGCCTTCCTCGCCCCCTACGGAACTCCCTACGAGCAGCGCGGCATTCCCCCCACCAATCTCGACACCTTCCCCGAATCTCCCGAATATCCATGCAACTACCATGCATACCGGGTGATCAGGGAGTTCGCCGTCGATTTCGGGCCCATCGCCTCCGCGTTCCAGCAGCCGGGGGGAGGCTCGCAGTACCACCTGGTGAGCAGGCTGATCGCCGACGCGCCCCAGAACCGGGACGAGGTCTCCGTCGGCTGGCTCGTCCAGAACGGGTACCTGGTGCGGCTCAACTGA
- a CDS encoding cupin domain-containing protein: MTLGAYPDGPSVQVSGEAEALRVAGETFTGPDPVILVDQGRRLFLRRDVTGAFVAVQERPAVAEALDLLPHPEGGWFRETWRTAVSFEPPGHGGPRQSATGIYFLLQPGEESVWHVVRSDEVWFWHRGGPLDLVLGGSGARPGEARTVRLGPDVEAGQEPQALVPAGTWQAARPAGAEGVLVSCVVSPGFDFADFTAL, from the coding sequence ATGACGCTGGGCGCGTACCCCGACGGCCCCTCGGTCCAGGTGTCCGGCGAGGCTGAGGCCCTGCGCGTGGCGGGCGAGACCTTCACCGGCCCCGACCCGGTCATCCTCGTCGACCAGGGACGCAGGCTCTTCCTGCGCCGTGACGTTACCGGCGCGTTCGTCGCCGTCCAGGAGCGTCCCGCGGTGGCGGAGGCGCTCGACCTGCTCCCCCACCCCGAGGGCGGGTGGTTCCGGGAGACCTGGCGGACCGCTGTGTCCTTCGAGCCCCCCGGTCACGGCGGGCCCCGGCAGAGCGCGACGGGCATCTACTTCCTGCTTCAGCCGGGTGAGGAGTCGGTGTGGCACGTCGTGCGCTCCGACGAGGTGTGGTTCTGGCACAGGGGCGGGCCGCTCGACCTGGTACTGGGCGGCTCCGGCGCACGCCCGGGCGAGGCGCGGACGGTCCGGCTCGGCCCCGACGTGGAGGCGGGCCAGGAGCCCCAGGCGCTGGTGCCGGCGGGGACGTGGCAGGCTGCCCGACCGGCGGGGGCCGAAGGCGTGCTGGTCAGCTGCGTGGTGTCCCCGGGATTCGACTTCGCGGACTTCACGGCCCTCTGA
- a CDS encoding VWA domain-containing protein, with protein MDERLRRWRLVLGGDADGTGCALGGADAQMDAALAALYNGGRGTGQDGGGRADAQRGAGLGASAPRVARWLGDIRSYFPSTVVQVMQKDAIERLNLTRLLLEPEMLEAVEPDVHLVGTLLSLNRVMPETARRSARAVVAKVVADLERRLAQRTRTAITGALDRSARTHRPRRVSDIDWDRTIRANLKNYLPEKNTIVPSRLVGYARKQRAVIREVTLCIDQSGSMAASVVYSSVFGAVLASMRALRTSLVVFDTSVVDLTDQLHDPVELLFGTQLGGGTDINRAIAYCQGLITRPTNSIFILISDLYEGGVREEMLRRVAAMTAAGVQVIVLLALSDEGQPHYDRDNAEALAALGVPAFACTPDAFPDLMAAAIERRDIAQWAERTLAVRAT; from the coding sequence ATGGACGAGCGGTTGCGCAGATGGCGGCTGGTGCTCGGCGGCGACGCCGACGGAACCGGCTGCGCGCTGGGCGGCGCCGACGCCCAGATGGACGCGGCACTCGCCGCCCTCTACAACGGCGGGCGCGGCACCGGACAGGACGGCGGCGGGCGCGCGGACGCGCAGCGCGGCGCGGGCCTCGGCGCCTCCGCCCCCCGGGTCGCGCGATGGCTCGGAGACATCCGCAGCTACTTCCCCTCCACGGTCGTCCAGGTCATGCAGAAGGACGCCATCGAACGCCTCAACCTCACCCGCCTGCTGCTGGAACCGGAGATGCTGGAGGCCGTCGAACCCGACGTCCACCTCGTCGGCACGCTGCTCTCGCTCAACCGCGTGATGCCCGAGACCGCCCGCCGGTCGGCCCGCGCGGTGGTGGCGAAGGTCGTCGCCGACCTGGAGCGCCGGCTGGCGCAGCGTACGCGGACGGCCATCACCGGCGCGCTCGACCGGTCCGCCCGCACCCACCGGCCGCGCCGGGTCTCCGACATCGACTGGGACCGCACGATCAGGGCCAACCTGAAGAACTACCTGCCCGAGAAGAACACCATCGTCCCGTCGCGGCTGGTCGGGTACGCGCGCAAGCAGCGCGCGGTGATCCGCGAGGTCACGCTCTGCATCGACCAGAGCGGCTCGATGGCGGCGTCGGTGGTGTATTCGAGCGTCTTCGGGGCCGTGCTGGCCTCGATGCGCGCGCTGCGGACGTCCCTGGTGGTCTTCGACACCAGCGTCGTCGACCTGACCGACCAGTTGCACGACCCGGTCGAGCTGCTGTTCGGCACCCAGCTCGGCGGCGGCACCGACATCAACCGCGCCATCGCCTACTGCCAGGGGCTGATCACCCGTCCGACGAACTCGATCTTCATCTTGATCAGCGACCTGTACGAGGGCGGGGTGCGGGAGGAGATGCTGCGCAGGGTCGCGGCCATGACGGCGGCCGGGGTCCAGGTCATCGTCCTGCTCGCGCTCTCGGACGAGGGCCAGCCCCACTACGATCGCGACAACGCCGAGGCCCTGGCCGCGCTCGGGGTGCCGGCCTTCGCCTGCACGCCGGACGCCTTCCCCGACCTCATGGCCGCCGCGATCGAACGCCGCGACATCGCCCAGTGGGCCGAACGCACCCTCGCCGTCCGAGCGACCTGA